The Candidatus Zixiibacteriota bacterium genome window below encodes:
- the lpxC gene encoding UDP-3-O-acyl-N-acetylglucosamine deacetylase produces the protein MGEAAEPKTILVVDDEDNVRESVREVLSDEGYRVVDTADGAHVLDLIRREKPGLVLLDIWMPQIDGIGLLQEIKSKEPATNVVMISGHGNIHTAVTATKYGAFDFIEKPLSLDGLLLTVRRALGELPSGAAVKGRAPARPKPKGTRRAATAAERAAAPRQRTLRKNVVISGQGLHSGIKTGLILHPLPPNSGILFTDFSSDVTIPAHLDYVASTGYATSLRSKGVAIATIEHFLAALHSYRITNLLVKVQGEVPILDGSALEFCDLIEEAGIEEQPEPAPEIIVDRSFRVGEEGGETISIEPAEVLSVTYTLRYPAPVGVQEHTYTFAGPESFKREIAPARTFGFLRDIEKLQQMGLVNGGKLNNCILIGDDRILNTDLRFADELARHKILDILGDFYLLGRPIRGRIKACMTGHADNIGLLREIRAGMGL, from the coding sequence ATGGGCGAAGCGGCGGAACCGAAAACGATCCTCGTCGTCGACGACGAGGACAATGTCCGCGAATCGGTGCGGGAAGTGTTGAGCGACGAGGGCTATCGCGTGGTCGATACCGCGGACGGGGCCCACGTGCTCGACCTGATCCGGCGGGAAAAGCCCGGGCTGGTCCTGCTCGACATCTGGATGCCGCAGATCGACGGCATCGGCTTGCTCCAGGAGATCAAGAGCAAGGAACCCGCGACCAACGTCGTGATGATCTCGGGACACGGCAACATTCACACCGCCGTGACCGCGACCAAATACGGAGCCTTCGATTTCATCGAGAAGCCGCTGTCGCTCGACGGTCTGTTGCTCACCGTACGCCGAGCCCTCGGCGAGCTGCCCTCGGGGGCGGCCGTGAAAGGCAGGGCTCCGGCTCGCCCGAAGCCGAAAGGGACGCGGCGAGCGGCGACGGCCGCGGAACGCGCCGCGGCGCCCCGGCAAAGGACGCTCCGGAAGAACGTCGTCATCTCCGGCCAGGGGCTCCATTCCGGCATCAAGACCGGGCTGATCCTGCATCCGCTGCCGCCGAACTCGGGCATTCTCTTCACGGACTTTTCCAGCGATGTCACGATACCGGCACACCTCGACTATGTCGCCTCGACGGGGTACGCCACCTCGCTTCGTTCCAAGGGGGTGGCGATCGCCACCATCGAGCACTTCCTGGCGGCGTTGCACAGCTACCGTATCACCAACCTGCTGGTCAAGGTTCAGGGGGAGGTTCCGATCCTGGACGGATCGGCCCTGGAGTTCTGCGACCTGATCGAAGAAGCGGGCATCGAGGAGCAGCCCGAGCCCGCGCCGGAAATCATCGTCGACCGCTCTTTTCGCGTGGGCGAGGAAGGCGGAGAGACGATCAGCATCGAGCCGGCCGAGGTTCTGTCGGTGACCTACACGCTCAGGTATCCCGCGCCGGTGGGCGTCCAGGAGCACACCTACACCTTCGCGGGTCCCGAGTCGTTCAAGCGGGAGATCGCGCCCGCGCGCACGTTCGGCTTTCTCAGGGATATCGAGAAACTCCAGCAGATGGGGTTGGTGAACGGCGGCAAGCTCAACAACTGCATTCTCATCGGCGACGACCGGATCCTCAACACGGACCTGCGCTTTGCCGACGAGCTGGCCCGCCACAAGATTCTGGACATTCTCGGGGACTTCTATCTGTTGGGACGACCCATCCGCGGCAGGATCAAGGCGTGCATGACGGGGCACGCCGACAACATCGGCCTGCTGAGGGAGATCCGGGCTGGGATGGGCCTTTGA
- the ruvA gene encoding Holliday junction branch migration protein RuvA, translating to MIAQINGTLAHKIPGEVIVDVGGVGYQIFIPLNVFYGLPEVGATVRFYVHTHLREDALQLFGFQEPVEKQVFLMLNEVAGIGPRLAINILSGIPADELVRAVREGDQLRLLSIPGVGKKLAERMIVELRDRFATFLAESPAAGQAASGSRLAQDAVSALVNLGYKKSEVEKNVREAIDSGRQTLEDVIKEVLRRMSR from the coding sequence GTGATCGCGCAAATCAACGGTACCCTGGCGCACAAGATTCCCGGCGAGGTGATCGTCGATGTCGGCGGAGTCGGCTACCAGATTTTCATCCCGCTCAACGTGTTTTACGGGCTTCCCGAGGTGGGCGCGACCGTGCGTTTCTACGTCCACACGCACCTGCGGGAGGACGCGCTCCAGCTGTTCGGCTTCCAGGAGCCGGTCGAGAAGCAGGTGTTTCTGATGCTCAACGAGGTGGCCGGGATCGGGCCGAGGCTCGCGATCAACATCCTGTCGGGGATTCCGGCCGACGAGCTGGTGCGGGCGGTCAGGGAAGGCGATCAGCTGCGGCTGCTCTCGATTCCCGGGGTGGGAAAGAAGCTCGCGGAGCGGATGATCGTCGAGCTGCGCGATCGTTTCGCCACGTTTCTGGCCGAGTCGCCCGCGGCGGGGCAGGCCGCTTCGGGCTCGCGGCTGGCGCAGGACGCGGTGTCGGCGCTGGTCAACCTGGGCTACAAGAAAAGCGAAGTCGAAAAGAACGTGCGGGAAGCGATCGACTCGGGCAGGCAGACGCTGGAAGACGTGATCAAGGAAGTGCTGCGGCGCATGAGCCGCTGA
- a CDS encoding InlB B-repeat-containing protein, whose translation MKRTILWTLGFLALTILGAAGAASAAQLRLTWSDNSTDESGFYIERRPGSGSTYTQIASVGADVTSYTDSNLPNSTTYCYRVRAYNSAGTSGYSNESCATTVAATFVVSVSRSGTGSGTVTSSPAGIACGSDCSEAYTSGTTVTLTPVASAGSVFAGWSGAADCSDGVVTANADIACTAVFNAVVASYTLTASVVNQVTSAGSSSGRVVSSPAGIDCGADCTESYTSGTVVVLTPVAGSNSKFTGWTGDADCADGSVTLNGNKSCTANFALNTVTLSVARNGSGTVTSTPAGIDCGGSCSYAFVSGSAVTLRASAATGFVFAGWSGGGCTGTADCTITLTANTTVTANFADDRTDKIGLYRPATGEWFLDTNGNGVWDGCGVDTCLSSFNVKGAVPVVGDWDGSGVTRVGLFLTDLSGLSDSTTTSSLTTASWWRLDTNGNGIWDGCGVDTCINSFGGPTDLPVVGKWSATRRDAIGIFRPSRERWYLDLNGNGILDGCTSDACSRFSSYAAGDLPVAGDWLGSGKTQLGFYRPATGQWFLDRNENRTWNGCGKDTCISSFGSPGDIPVTGDWNGTGIARIGVFRPSTGEWLLDRNGNGVWDGCSLDLCISGFGSSGDIPVVGKW comes from the coding sequence ATGAAACGGACAATCCTATGGACTCTCGGATTTCTCGCGCTGACAATCCTCGGAGCGGCCGGCGCTGCGAGCGCGGCGCAGCTGCGACTGACCTGGAGCGACAACTCGACCGACGAAAGCGGATTCTATATCGAGCGGCGACCCGGCAGCGGCAGCACCTACACGCAGATCGCGAGCGTCGGCGCTGACGTCACATCCTACACCGATTCCAACTTACCCAACAGCACCACCTACTGCTACAGAGTTCGCGCCTACAACTCCGCCGGAACTTCCGGTTACTCCAACGAGAGCTGCGCCACCACCGTGGCCGCAACTTTCGTGGTGAGCGTGAGCCGCTCGGGCACGGGCAGCGGCACCGTGACCAGTTCTCCGGCGGGAATCGCCTGCGGTTCGGATTGCTCGGAAGCCTACACGAGCGGCACGACCGTCACGTTGACGCCCGTCGCTTCGGCGGGGTCGGTTTTCGCCGGCTGGAGCGGCGCCGCCGATTGCAGCGACGGCGTGGTCACGGCCAACGCCGACATCGCCTGTACGGCCGTCTTCAATGCCGTCGTCGCTTCTTACACCTTGACCGCAAGTGTCGTTAATCAAGTCACCTCCGCGGGCTCTTCCAGCGGCCGCGTGGTCAGCAGCCCCGCGGGCATCGACTGCGGCGCGGACTGCACCGAGAGCTACACGTCCGGCACCGTCGTGGTGCTCACGCCGGTCGCGGGATCGAATTCCAAGTTCACCGGCTGGACCGGCGACGCCGACTGCGCCGACGGATCGGTCACGCTCAACGGGAACAAGAGCTGCACGGCGAATTTCGCGCTGAACACGGTCACGCTCTCCGTCGCCAGGAACGGCAGCGGCACCGTGACCAGCACCCCTGCGGGGATCGATTGCGGCGGCAGCTGCTCCTACGCCTTCGTCTCGGGCAGCGCCGTCACGCTGCGCGCCAGCGCCGCGACGGGCTTCGTCTTCGCCGGCTGGAGCGGAGGGGGTTGCACCGGAACCGCGGACTGCACCATCACGCTGACCGCGAACACTACCGTTACGGCCAACTTCGCGGACGACCGGACCGACAAGATCGGCCTGTACCGCCCCGCCACTGGCGAATGGTTCCTCGATACCAACGGCAACGGCGTCTGGGACGGGTGCGGCGTGGATACCTGTCTGTCGTCGTTCAACGTCAAGGGAGCCGTTCCCGTGGTCGGGGACTGGGACGGATCCGGAGTAACTCGAGTCGGATTGTTCTTGACCGATTTATCCGGATTGTCCGACAGCACGACCACCTCGTCCCTGACCACTGCTTCGTGGTGGCGCCTCGACACCAACGGCAACGGCATCTGGGACGGGTGCGGCGTGGATACCTGCATCAACTCCTTCGGCGGCCCGACCGACCTTCCCGTGGTCGGAAAGTGGAGCGCGACGCGGCGGGATGCGATCGGGATTTTCCGGCCCTCGCGCGAACGCTGGTACCTGGACCTGAACGGCAACGGGATCCTGGACGGTTGCACCAGCGATGCCTGCTCGCGGTTCAGCTCCTATGCGGCCGGCGACCTGCCCGTCGCGGGAGACTGGCTCGGCTCGGGCAAGACCCAGCTCGGCTTTTACCGGCCCGCCACCGGCCAGTGGTTCCTCGATCGCAACGAGAACCGGACCTGGAACGGTTGCGGCAAGGACACCTGCATCTCGTCCTTCGGCTCGCCGGGCGACATTCCGGTGACCGGTGACTGGAACGGCACCGGCATCGCCAGGATCGGCGTCTTCCGCCCCTCCACCGGCGAATGGCTTCTGGATCGAAACGGCAACGGGGTATGGGACGGTTGCAGCCTCGATCTCTGCATCTCCGGCTTCGGTTCGTCCGGAGACATCCCGGTGGTCGGCAAATGGTAG
- the queG gene encoding tRNA epoxyqueuosine(34) reductase QueG, which translates to MAFAGIEQERELSRRVKEAAYRLGFDLVGISPAVPPPHEEFFAQWLRKGLGGELDYLERTEELRRDPRKVAPWAVSLISVGMNYYTPHPRPDPPARGTGWISRYAWGDDYHELMQQRLAELLDRIGELRPGVRGKAFVDSGPVLERDVAGRAGIGWIGKNTHLISPRRGSWFFLGELLVDLPLAYDRPIADRCGRCNLCLRACPTAAFVGPYVLDARRCISYLTIELKGWMPRHLRPLVGNHVFGCDICQEVCPYNVKARSSREGAYEPRPGLHAPDLVSLLSLTEEEFRQRFRGSPIRRAKRRGLLRNVAVALGNSKDPGAVPALCRALADQEPLVRGHAAWALGRIGTAEALAALRGRLEQESDPAVRDEIESAVGEAVAGDSRPSATG; encoded by the coding sequence ATGGCTTTCGCCGGAATCGAACAAGAACGAGAACTCTCCCGGCGCGTCAAGGAAGCCGCCTACCGCCTGGGGTTCGATCTCGTCGGAATCTCTCCGGCCGTTCCGCCCCCTCACGAGGAGTTCTTCGCTCAGTGGCTGAGAAAAGGGCTCGGCGGGGAGCTGGACTATCTCGAACGCACGGAAGAGCTGCGGCGCGACCCGCGCAAGGTGGCGCCTTGGGCCGTGTCGCTCATCTCCGTCGGCATGAACTACTACACGCCGCATCCGAGGCCGGATCCTCCGGCGCGGGGCACCGGCTGGATCTCGCGTTACGCTTGGGGCGACGACTATCACGAGCTGATGCAGCAGCGCCTGGCGGAGCTGCTGGACCGGATCGGCGAGCTTCGGCCCGGCGTTCGGGGCAAGGCGTTCGTCGATTCGGGGCCCGTGCTGGAGCGTGACGTGGCGGGAAGGGCGGGCATCGGCTGGATCGGCAAGAACACGCATCTGATCTCGCCGCGCCGCGGCTCGTGGTTTTTCCTGGGCGAGCTGCTCGTCGATCTCCCGCTCGCCTACGACCGGCCGATTGCCGACCGGTGCGGACGCTGCAACCTCTGTCTTCGGGCCTGCCCCACCGCCGCCTTCGTCGGCCCTTACGTGCTCGACGCGCGCCGCTGCATCTCTTATCTGACGATCGAGCTCAAAGGCTGGATGCCCCGGCACCTCCGGCCGCTGGTCGGTAACCACGTCTTCGGCTGCGACATCTGCCAGGAGGTCTGTCCGTACAACGTGAAGGCCCGTTCCTCGCGGGAAGGGGCTTACGAGCCCCGCCCGGGCCTTCATGCGCCCGATCTGGTTTCGCTGCTTTCGCTGACCGAGGAAGAGTTTCGCCAGCGTTTCCGCGGCAGCCCGATAAGGCGGGCCAAGCGCCGCGGGCTGCTGCGCAACGTCGCGGTGGCGCTCGGCAACTCGAAAGATCCTGGAGCAGTTCCCGCGCTGTGCCGCGCGCTCGCGGACCAGGAGCCGCTCGTCCGAGGGCACGCCGCCTGGGCCCTGGGGCGGATCGGCACAGCGGAGGCGCTGGCCGCCTTGCGCGGGCGGCTGGAGCAGGAAAGCGACCCGGCGGTGAGGGACGAGATCGAATCGGCGGTCGGCGAAGCCGTGGCAGGGGATTCGCGCCCCTCCGCGACCGGCTGA
- a CDS encoding dienelactone hydrolase family protein, translating into MTTKSDGVAGFLAHPARSTPGPGLLLIHPKSGVTDYIKIEARKFAKLGYSTFAINVFEQLGYPAATHIETGSQIQAKTSDPEFTRVLTEGWRFLLSQPHVNRRRVAVCGYCMGGRIAIHFVAATPEVRAFVGYYPTVRDEPTTPLRPVHPSEAAKKIRCPSIILYGADDVTTVVPVQDMMMRAFRENGQPLEWHFFPFGGHGYVDPGAVGYHAHAAELSWPLVVDFMERHLQWEEGD; encoded by the coding sequence ATGACGACAAAGAGCGACGGAGTGGCGGGATTTCTCGCCCATCCGGCGCGCAGCACGCCCGGTCCGGGATTGCTGTTGATCCACCCCAAGTCCGGGGTCACCGACTACATCAAGATCGAAGCGCGCAAATTCGCCAAGCTGGGATACAGCACGTTCGCGATCAACGTCTTCGAGCAGCTGGGCTATCCGGCGGCGACGCACATCGAGACGGGATCGCAAATTCAGGCGAAGACGTCGGATCCGGAATTTACGCGGGTGCTTACCGAGGGCTGGCGCTTTCTGCTCTCGCAGCCGCACGTCAACCGGCGGCGGGTGGCGGTCTGCGGCTACTGCATGGGAGGGCGGATCGCGATCCACTTCGTCGCCGCTACGCCGGAGGTCAGGGCTTTCGTGGGGTACTATCCGACGGTGCGTGACGAGCCCACGACCCCGTTGCGGCCGGTCCATCCGTCGGAAGCGGCAAAAAAGATCCGCTGTCCCTCGATCATCCTGTACGGCGCGGACGACGTGACGACCGTGGTTCCGGTGCAGGATATGATGATGCGCGCGTTCCGCGAAAACGGCCAGCCGCTGGAGTGGCACTTTTTCCCGTTCGGCGGTCACGGCTACGTCGATCCCGGGGCCGTCGGCTATCACGCCCACGCCGCGGAACTGTCGTGGCCGCTGGTGGTGGACTTCATGGAACGCCACCTGCAGTGGGAGGAAGGGGATTGA
- a CDS encoding ATP-binding protein: MEVSNPDAPVAEALKLEEAKRRKREGLVILVTTLMVLAFAFFEVQIPEASPESSLGNNIVFFLLININIILLLLLVFLVVRNLVKLVFERKRRILGSRLRVRLVLAFVGLSLVPTLLLFVIAGGFITRSLERWFDLQVEGALQGSLEIGQTYYQNSANNALFYARQLSRQITQQGLYEPERLSELKEFVRAKQREYNLGTVELFSRDHRQMVVAFNDQVPTGVTIKPEPEFLGRALRGLEVTRTQALGEGDVIRGAVPFSDREGRIIGVVVVDYYVPKSITKRALEISRSYEQYKHLAFLKTPVKNSYIMTLLLITLVIIFVATWCGLYLAKGITVPIQKVAEGTHEVAQGNWDYQIEAPGDDEMGILVDSFNQMTRDLRQVKTELERRGRFVETLLSNITAGVISVDRSGKITAWNRGAERMLGVQAGAALDRGYEEVFREEPLRVLQEIVEGVKDQEAVEREIKLASADRILTLMVTAATLKDDESRSLGVMIFLEDITQIQKVQRMEAWREVARRIAHEIKNPLTPIQLSAERLRKRYARLLEGNGAVLDKCTSTIIQQVDELKRLVNEFSQFARLPAARLARHDLNETVQEALFLFKEAHHRIRFHFNRGTIPLLELDREQIKRLLLNLLDNAVAAVGDDGEIRITTEHDQARGVVSLEVADNGCGLTPEIRERIFEPYFSTKKQGTGLGLTIVNQIVEDHRAHIRVRPNEPRGTTFTVEFPVRGQEDVLEAGRKAAHS, translated from the coding sequence ATGGAAGTTTCCAATCCGGACGCACCCGTCGCCGAGGCGCTCAAGCTCGAGGAAGCGAAGCGGCGCAAGCGCGAGGGACTGGTGATTCTCGTCACCACCCTGATGGTGCTGGCCTTCGCCTTTTTCGAGGTCCAGATCCCGGAAGCCTCGCCGGAATCCTCCCTCGGCAACAACATCGTCTTCTTCCTCCTCATCAACATCAACATCATCCTGCTCCTGCTGCTGGTTTTTCTCGTCGTCCGCAACCTGGTCAAACTGGTTTTCGAGCGCAAGCGGCGCATCCTGGGCTCGCGCCTGCGCGTGCGGCTGGTGCTCGCCTTCGTCGGCCTTTCGCTCGTTCCTACGCTCCTTTTGTTCGTGATCGCCGGCGGGTTCATCACGCGCTCGCTCGAGCGCTGGTTCGATCTGCAGGTCGAGGGGGCGCTGCAGGGGTCGCTGGAGATCGGCCAGACCTATTATCAGAACTCCGCGAACAACGCGCTTTTCTACGCGCGGCAGCTGAGCCGCCAGATCACCCAACAGGGGCTTTACGAGCCGGAACGGCTATCCGAGCTCAAGGAATTCGTGCGGGCCAAGCAGCGCGAATACAATCTCGGCACGGTGGAGCTTTTCTCCCGGGACCACCGGCAGATGGTCGTCGCTTTCAACGACCAGGTGCCCACGGGCGTGACGATCAAGCCCGAGCCTGAATTTCTCGGGCGGGCCCTGCGCGGTCTGGAGGTGACCCGCACGCAGGCGTTGGGCGAGGGGGACGTGATTCGGGGCGCGGTCCCCTTTTCGGACCGCGAGGGGCGGATCATCGGAGTGGTCGTGGTCGACTACTACGTGCCGAAAAGCATCACCAAGCGGGCTCTGGAGATTTCCCGGTCGTACGAGCAGTACAAGCACCTGGCCTTTCTGAAGACCCCTGTCAAGAACAGCTATATCATGACGCTGCTGTTGATCACGCTCGTCATCATCTTTGTCGCGACGTGGTGCGGGCTGTATCTCGCCAAGGGGATCACGGTGCCGATCCAGAAGGTCGCCGAGGGCACTCACGAAGTGGCGCAGGGGAACTGGGACTATCAGATCGAGGCGCCGGGGGACGACGAGATGGGTATTCTCGTCGACTCGTTCAACCAGATGACCCGGGACCTCCGTCAGGTCAAGACCGAGCTGGAGCGGCGGGGCCGGTTCGTGGAGACGCTGCTCAGCAACATCACCGCCGGCGTGATCTCGGTCGACCGCTCGGGCAAGATCACGGCCTGGAACCGGGGCGCCGAGCGGATGCTCGGGGTCCAGGCCGGGGCGGCCCTGGACAGAGGCTACGAAGAGGTGTTCCGGGAGGAGCCGCTGCGGGTTCTTCAAGAGATCGTGGAGGGCGTGAAGGACCAGGAGGCCGTGGAGCGCGAGATCAAGCTGGCCTCGGCGGACCGGATCTTGACTCTGATGGTGACCGCCGCCACGCTGAAAGACGATGAAAGCCGGAGCCTGGGAGTGATGATCTTCCTCGAGGACATCACGCAAATCCAGAAGGTCCAGCGCATGGAGGCCTGGCGCGAGGTCGCGCGCCGCATCGCCCACGAGATAAAGAATCCTCTCACCCCGATCCAGCTGTCCGCCGAGCGGCTGCGGAAGCGCTACGCCCGGCTTCTCGAAGGCAACGGAGCGGTGCTGGACAAGTGCACGTCGACGATCATTCAACAGGTGGACGAGCTCAAGCGGCTGGTCAACGAGTTTTCCCAGTTCGCGCGGCTGCCGGCAGCCCGGCTGGCGCGGCACGACCTGAACGAGACCGTCCAGGAAGCGCTCTTTTTGTTCAAGGAGGCTCACCACCGCATCCGGTTTCATTTCAACCGCGGGACGATTCCGCTGCTGGAGCTGGACCGGGAACAGATCAAGCGCCTGCTGCTGAACCTCCTCGACAATGCCGTGGCCGCGGTCGGCGACGACGGCGAGATCCGCATCACCACCGAGCACGACCAGGCGCGCGGCGTGGTCTCGCTGGAGGTGGCCGACAACGGCTGCGGCCTCACGCCGGAGATCCGGGAGAGGATCTTCGAGCCGTACTTTTCCACCAAGAAGCAGGGCACCGGCCTCGGGTTGACTATCGTGAACCAGATCGTGGAGGACCACCGGGCCCACATCCGGGTGCGGCCGAACGAGCCCCGCGGCACGACCTTCACCGTCGAGTTCCCGGTGCGCGGGCAGGAGGACGTGCTGGAGGCGGGGCGCAAGGCGGCACATTCGTAG
- a CDS encoding DUF2203 domain-containing protein, protein MDSQSPFPRLFTVDEANALLPTLRPIIERILETIRRLRAKSETVIREESIDPESPNLMSRLRENQEIAAIIGQVKGYVDEIHSYGCLCKGVEQGLLDFPCMLGTDVVFLCWQYGEPSIAYWHRIEDGFAGRRPLLDPEEAGSGGKTSFH, encoded by the coding sequence ATGGATTCGCAGTCGCCTTTCCCCAGGCTTTTCACCGTGGACGAAGCCAACGCGCTCCTGCCGACGCTGCGCCCCATCATCGAGCGCATCCTGGAGACGATCCGGCGTTTGAGGGCGAAGAGCGAAACGGTGATCCGCGAGGAGTCCATCGACCCGGAATCGCCCAACCTGATGAGCCGCCTGCGCGAAAACCAGGAGATCGCGGCGATCATCGGGCAGGTCAAGGGATACGTGGACGAGATTCACAGTTACGGCTGCCTGTGCAAAGGCGTGGAGCAGGGCCTGCTGGATTTTCCCTGCATGCTGGGAACCGACGTGGTCTTTCTCTGCTGGCAGTACGGCGAGCCGAGCATCGCGTACTGGCACCGGATCGAGGACGGGTTTGCCGGGCGGCGCCCCCTGCTCGATCCGGAGGAAGCGGGGTCGGGAGGGAAGACCTCTTTTCACTGA
- a CDS encoding thioesterase family protein, whose amino-acid sequence MKHVCSYRVIYGDTDQMGVVYYANYLRWFERGRSEFLRAAGLPYAGIEASGCHFPVTEVTCRYHRSARYDDLVLIETELAAVGRASLTFAYRISRKQDGSLLATGSTTHACVDAGGRVARIPRRLEEPLRAAMERAGKKEE is encoded by the coding sequence ATGAAGCACGTCTGCTCCTACCGCGTCATTTACGGCGACACCGATCAGATGGGAGTGGTCTATTATGCGAACTACCTCCGCTGGTTCGAGCGCGGCCGTTCCGAGTTTCTGCGCGCGGCGGGCCTGCCGTACGCGGGCATCGAGGCGAGCGGCTGTCATTTCCCGGTGACCGAGGTCACCTGCCGCTACCACCGATCGGCCCGCTACGATGACCTCGTGCTGATCGAGACCGAGCTGGCGGCCGTGGGACGCGCGAGCCTGACCTTCGCCTATCGGATCTCGCGCAAGCAGGACGGGTCCCTGCTGGCGACCGGCTCGACGACTCACGCTTGCGTCGATGCGGGGGGTCGCGTCGCGCGGATCCCCAGGCGCCTGGAAGAGCCGCTTCGAGCGGCCATGGAACGGGCCGGCAAGAAAGAGGAATGA
- the ruvC gene encoding crossover junction endodeoxyribonuclease RuvC, whose amino-acid sequence MNLAPRRVARNPVATVILGIDPGSIVTGWGVVEAAGSSAVHVAHGVITSDGAVGPAARLGRIYRGIQEVFEAYRPAVVSLERVFFARNAQSALKLGQARGVALLAAAHHGASVYEYAAAEIKAAVVGYGRATKEQVQMMVCSLLGLRGTMAEDASDALAAAICHANRSAFHSRLPAAVGRPAPFSRRRNSPF is encoded by the coding sequence ATGAACTTGGCGCCGCGGCGAGTCGCCCGCAACCCCGTTGCCACGGTCATCCTCGGCATCGACCCGGGCTCGATCGTTACCGGGTGGGGCGTGGTGGAAGCCGCGGGGAGCTCCGCCGTTCACGTCGCCCACGGAGTGATCACCTCCGATGGAGCGGTCGGCCCGGCTGCCCGCCTCGGCCGGATCTATCGCGGAATCCAGGAGGTCTTCGAGGCCTATCGACCCGCCGTGGTAAGTCTCGAGCGGGTGTTTTTCGCGCGAAACGCGCAGAGCGCTTTGAAGCTCGGACAGGCGCGCGGCGTGGCGCTGCTGGCCGCGGCGCACCACGGCGCCTCCGTCTACGAATACGCGGCGGCGGAGATCAAGGCGGCGGTGGTCGGATACGGCCGCGCGACGAAAGAGCAGGTGCAGATGATGGTCTGCTCCCTGCTCGGTCTTCGCGGCACGATGGCGGAGGATGCCTCGGACGCGCTCGCCGCCGCCATCTGCCACGCCAACCGCAGCGCGTTTCACAGCCGGCTGCCGGCCGCTGTGGGCCGCCCGGCGCCGTTTTCCCGCCGGCGCAACTCGCCGTTCTAG
- the ruvB gene encoding Holliday junction branch migration DNA helicase RuvB has translation MEPRSISPKPTEEDLNYEASLRPRGFDEYIGQDQVKENLKVAIAAARARNDVLDHLLFHGPPGLGKTSLAYIISREMGVNIKATSGPVIERPGDLAALLTNLDEGDILFIDEIHRLNHVVEELLYPAMEDYQIDIMIGQGPSARSMKLPLKRFTLIGATTRSGLLTSPLRDRFGAILRLDFYSPEALTQILKRSAAILGVSGEEAGIAEIARRSRGTPRIANRLLRRVRDFAQVRANGTISKSVTEDALRLLEVDPLGLDKMDKMLLLAVIEKFSGGPVGVETLAAAIGEEKDTIEDVYEPYLIQAGFLQRTPRGRVATSLAYDHFGKRKEAKAAAKNQPTLF, from the coding sequence GTGGAGCCGCGTTCGATCTCGCCGAAGCCGACCGAAGAGGATCTCAATTACGAAGCCAGCCTCCGGCCGCGGGGCTTTGACGAATATATCGGCCAGGACCAGGTCAAGGAGAACCTGAAGGTGGCGATCGCGGCGGCCCGCGCGCGCAACGACGTGCTCGACCATCTCCTGTTCCACGGCCCGCCGGGTCTGGGCAAGACCTCCCTCGCCTACATCATATCGCGGGAGATGGGGGTCAATATCAAGGCGACCTCGGGCCCGGTGATCGAGCGCCCGGGAGACCTGGCCGCCCTGCTCACCAATCTCGATGAAGGCGACATTCTGTTCATCGACGAGATCCACCGCCTCAACCATGTGGTCGAGGAGCTGCTGTATCCCGCGATGGAGGATTACCAGATCGACATCATGATTGGACAGGGGCCGTCCGCCCGCTCGATGAAGCTGCCGCTGAAGCGGTTCACGCTGATCGGCGCCACCACCCGTTCGGGTCTGCTGACCTCGCCCCTGCGGGACCGCTTCGGAGCGATTCTCCGTCTCGACTTCTATTCCCCGGAGGCGCTCACGCAGATTCTCAAACGCTCCGCCGCGATCCTGGGCGTATCCGGCGAGGAAGCCGGAATCGCCGAGATCGCGCGGCGGTCGCGGGGAACGCCTCGCATCGCCAACCGGCTTTTGCGCCGGGTGAGGGACTTCGCGCAGGTCAGGGCGAATGGTACAATCAGCAAGTCGGTGACCGAAGACGCGCTGCGCCTTCTGGAGGTGGACCCGCTGGGGCTCGACAAGATGGACAAGATGCTCCTGCTGGCCGTGATCGAGAAGTTCTCGGGCGGGCCGGTAGGGGTGGAGACGCTGGCCGCCGCGATCGGGGAGGAGAAGGACACGATCGAGGACGTCTACGAGCCCTATCTGATCCAGGCGGGCTTTTTGCAGAGAACCCCGCGCGGCCGCGTGGCGACGTCTCTGGCCTACGACCATTTCGGCAAGCGAAAGGAGGCAAAGGCCGCCGCGAAAAACCAGCCCACGCTCTTCTGA
- a CDS encoding DUF2905 domain-containing protein yields MADFGKFLITIGVLLVVIGAILSLGVKIPWLGHLPGDIYIERERFSFYFPITTCILISVVLTVVLYFLRR; encoded by the coding sequence ATGGCCGACTTCGGCAAGTTTCTGATCACGATCGGAGTTTTGCTGGTGGTCATCGGCGCCATCCTGTCGCTCGGAGTCAAGATCCCCTGGCTCGGTCATCTTCCCGGGGACATCTACATCGAGCGCGAGCGCTTCAGCTTTTACTTTCCGATCACCACCTGTATCCTGATCAGCGTGGTCTTGACGGTTGTCCTTTATTTCTTGAGAAGGTAG